Proteins from a genomic interval of Equus quagga isolate Etosha38 chromosome 11, UCLA_HA_Equagga_1.0, whole genome shotgun sequence:
- the FAM222B gene encoding protein FAM222B — MLACLPGPGDLSFQLLSHTQMNTGPQKWDTTQKMRTAHYPTPAELDAYAKKVANNPLTIKIFPNSVKVPQRKHVRRTVNGLDTSAQRYSPYPTQAATKAGLLAIVKVPAKSILKDFDGTRARLLPEAIMNPPVAPYATVAPSTLAHPQAQALARQQALQHAQTLAHAPPPTLQHPQGIPPSQALSHPQSLQQPQGLGHPQPMAQTQGLVHPQALSHQGLQHPPNPLLHGGRKMPDSDAPPNVTVSTSTIPLSMAATLQHSQPPDLSSIVHQINQFCQTRAGISTTSVCEGQIANPSPISRSLLINASTRVSTHSVPTPMPSCVVNPMEHTHAATAALPAAGPVNLPTGISRAPTGYPSDLKPVAWNQHQLAHLQQMCSEAGGTPAPGLTGKHAAGRELAGPGFVGKAPAYPQELCLAQSFHLKPPLEKPTPSPPVNGLAAPLAYPNGHYFQPLWNNILPTPNSDSSGSQDLTMPFHGGQPTGAPLDCAAAAGAHYRAGTGGGPVASQNSLMQTVDYLSGDFQQACFREQSLAMLSKAHRAPGNRAPDPTDSRSLHIQHPGYR, encoded by the exons ATGCTAGCCTGTCTACCAGGGCCAGGTGACCTGTCCTTCCAGCTTCTTTCTCACACGCAGATGAACACTGGACCTCAGAAAT ggGACACTACACAGAAAATGAGAACTGCTCACTATCCTACCCCAGCCGAATTGGACGCGTATGCTAAGAAGGTCGCAAACAACCCACTGACTATAAAAATCTTCCCCAACAGTGTGAAGGTTCCCCAGCGGAAACACGTTCGTCGTACTGTGAACGGCCTCGACACATCAGCCCAGCGCTACAGCCCCTACCCGACTCAGGCTGCCACCAAGGCAGGCCTGCTTGCCATTGTCAAAGTGCCAGCCAAAAGCATACTCAAGGACTTTGACGGCACCCGAGCCCGGTTGCTCCCTGAGGCCATCATGAACCCCCCCGTGGCGCCCTATGCTACTGTGGCACCCAGCACTTTagcccacccccaggcccaggctctgGCTCGCCAGCAGGCCCTGCAGCATGCACAGACCCTGGCCCATGCCCCTCCCCCGACGCTGCAGCACCCTCAGGGTATCCCGCCGTCCCAGGCGCTGTCCCACCCTCAGAgcctacagcagcctcagggccTGGGCCACCCTCAGCCCATGGCCCAAACCCAGGGTTTGGTCCACCCTCAGGCCCTGTCTCACCAGGGTCTCCAGCACCCCCCCAATCCCTTGCTGCATGGAGGCCGGAAGATGCCAGACTCAGATGCCCCCCCGAATGTGACCGTGTCTACCTCAACTATCCCCCTTTCAATGGCGGCCACCCTGCAGCACAGCCAGCCCCCGGACCTGAGCAGCATCGTGCATCAGATCAACCAGTTTTGCCAGACGAGGGCAGGCATCAGCACTACCTCAGTGTGTGAGGGCCAGATCGCCAACCCCAGCCCCATTAGTCGCAGTCTGCTCATCAATGCAAGCACCCGGGTGTCGACCCACAGCGTCCCCACACCAATGCCTTCATGTGTGGTCAATCCCATGGAGCACACCCATGCGGCCACAGCCGCATTGCCTGCCGCGGGCCCTGTCAACCTGCCCACGGGCATCTCTCGAGCCCCCACTGGCTACCCTAGCGACCTCAAGCCAGTCGCCTGGAACCAGCACCAGCTGGCCCACCTACAACAGATGTGCAGTGAGGCTGGTGGGACGCCGGCCCCTGGCCTGACAGGCAAGCATGCGGCAGGACGCGAGTTGGCAGGGCCTGGCTTTGTGGGCAAGGCCCCTGCCTACCCGCAGGAACTCTGCCTGGCACAGTCCTTCCATCTGAAGCCACCCCTGGAGAAGCCAACCCCATCCCCACCAGTCAACGGCCTGGCAGCCCCACTGGCCTATCCCAATGGTCACTACTTCCAACCTCTGTGGAACAACATTTTGCCCACTCCCAATAGCGACAGCTCGGGGTCTCAGGACCTCACTATGCCGTTCCATGGTGGGCAGCCCACAGGTGCACCCCTCGACTGTGCAGCGGCTGCGGGGGCCCACTACCGAGCAGGGACTGGGGGCGGTCCAGTGGCCAGCCAGAACAGCTTGATGCAAACAGTGGATTACCTAAGTGGGGATTTCCAGCAGGCCTGCTTCCGAGAACAGAGCCTGGCCATGCTGAGCAAGGCCCACCGAGCCCCTGGCAACCGAGCCCCTGATCCCACAGATAGTCGAAGTCTTCATATTCAGCACCCTGGGTATAGATAG
- the NEK8 gene encoding serine/threonine-protein kinase Nek8 isoform X2, whose product MTKEERQAAQNECQVLKLLNHPNVIEYYENFLEDKALMIAMEYAPGGTLAEFIQKRCNSLLEEETILHFFVQILLALHHVHTHLILHRDLKTQNILLDKHRMVVKIGDFGISKILSSKSKAYTVVGTPCYISPELCEGKPYNQKSDIWALGCVLYELASLKRAFEAANLPALVLKIMSGTFAPISDRYSPELRQLVLSLLSLEPAQRPPLSHIMAQPLCIRALLNLHTDLGSVRMRRAEKSLATGPALTPGSTGSRTTSARCRGIPRGPARPAITPPLSSVYTWGGGLSAPLRLPMLNTEVVQVAAGRTQKAGVTRSGRLILWEAPPLGAGGGALLPGAVEQQQPQFISRFLEGQSGVTIKHVACGDLFTACLTDRGIIMTFGSGSNGCLGHGSLNDISQPTIVEALLGYEMVQVACGASHVLALSTERELFAWGRGDGGRLGLGTRESHSCPQQVSMPLGQEAQRVVCGIDSSMILTVPGRALACGSNRFNKLGLDHFSLGEEPAPHQQVEEALSFTPLGSAPLDQEALLSVDLGTAHSAAVTTSGDCYTFGSNQHGQLGTNARRVSRAPCRVQGLQGIKIAMVACGDAFTVAIGAEGEVYSWGKGARGRLGRRDEDAGLPRPVQLDETHPYTVTSVSCCHGNTLLAVRPVTDEPVPP is encoded by the exons ATGACCAAGGAAGAGCGGCAGGCAGCCCAAAATGAGTGCCAGGTCCTCAAGCTGCTCAACCACCCCAATGTCATTGAGTACTACGAGAACTTCCTGGAGGACAAGGCCCTCATGATCGCCATGGAATATGCACCAG GCGGCACCCTTGCTGAGTTCATCCAAAAGCGCTGTAATTCcctgctggaggaggagaccATCCTGCACTTCTTTGTGCAGATCCTGCTCGCATTGCATCACGTGCACACCCACCTCATCCTGCACCGGGACCTCAAGACCCAAAACATCCTTCTTGACAAACACCGCATGGTCGTCAAGATTGGCGACTTCGGCATCTCCAAGATCCTTAGCAGCAAGAGCAAGGCCTACACG GTGGTGGGTACTCCATGCTACATCTCCCCTGAACTGTGTGAGGGCAAGCCCTACAACCAGAAGAGTGACATCTGGGCCCTGGGCTGCGTCCTCTACGAGTTGGCCAGCCTCAAGAGGGCCTTCGAGGCTGCG AACCTGCCAGCCTTGGTGCTGAAGATCATGAGCGGCACCTTCGCACCCATCTCTGACCGGTACAGCCCTGAGCTGCGCCAGCTTGTCCTGAGTCTGCTCAGCCTGGAGCCAGCCCAGCGGCCACCGCTCAGCCACATCATGGCACAGCCCCTCTGCATCCGTGCCCTCCTCAACCTCCACACAGACCTGGGCAGTGTCCGCATGCGGAG GGCAGAGAAGTCcctggccactgggccagccctgacccCAGGCAGCACAGGGAGCAGGACCACCAGTGCCCGCTGCAGGG GTATCCCACGGGGACCTGCACGGCCCGCCATTACGCCGCCGCTGTCGTCGGTGTACACGTGGGGTGGCGGGCTCAGCGCCCCGCTGCGACTGCCAATGCTCAACACAGAGGTGGTCCAGGTGGCAGCGGGGCGCACGCAGAAGGCCGGTGTCACGCGCTCTGGGCGCCTCATCCTGTGGGAG GCCCCGCCCCTAGGCGCCGGAGGGGGCGCCCTCCTCCCCGGGGCggtggagcagcagcagccccagttCATCTCCCGTTTCCTGGAGGGCCAGTCAGGTGTGACCATCAAGCACGTGGCCTGCGGGGACCTCTTCACGGCCTGCCTGACTG ACCGAGGCATCATCATGACCTTTGGCAGTGGGAGCAATGGGTGCCTAGGCCATGGCAGCCTCAATGACATCAGCCAG CCCACTATTGTGGAGGCCCTGCTGGGCTATGAGATGGTGCAGGTGGCCTGCGGGGCTTCTCATGTGCTGGCCCTGTCCACTGAGCGAGAACTGTTTGCCTGGGGCCGTGGAGATGGCG GCCGGCTGGGACTAGGCACCAGGGAGTCCCACAGCTGCCCCCAGCAGGTGTCCATGCCCCTAGGACAGGAAGCCCAGCGAGTTGTATGTGGCATTGACTCCTCCATGATCCTCACTGTGCCTGGCCGAGCCCTGGCCTGTGGGAGCAACAG GTTCAACAAGCTGGGCCTGGACCACTTCTCCCTAGGGGAGGAGCCTGCCCCCCACCAGCAAGTGGAGGAGGCCCTGAGCTTCACACCACTAGGTTCTGCACCCCTGGACCAGGAGGCCTTGCTGAGTGTGGACCTTGGCACTGCTCATTCGGCTGCTGTGACCA CTTCCGGTGACTGCTACACTTTTGGCAGCAATCAGCATGGGCAGTTGGGTACCAATGCTCGCCGGGTCAGCCGGGCACCTTGTCGAGTCCAAGGCCTCCAGGGCATCAAGATAGCGATGGTGGCCTGTGGGGATGCCTTCACTGTAGCCATTGGGGCAG AAGGTGAAGTGTACTCTTGGGGTAAAGGGGCCCGAGGTCGACTGGGAAGGAGGGATGAGGACGCTGGACTCCCTCGGCCAGTGCAGCTGGATGAGACACACCCCTACACAGTGACTTCTGTCTCCTGTTGCCATGGAAATACTCTCTTGGCTGTTCGTC CTGTCACAGATGAGCCAGTCCCCCCCTGA
- the NEK8 gene encoding serine/threonine-protein kinase Nek8 isoform X1: protein MEKYERIRVVGRGAFGIVHLCLRKADQKLVIIKQIPVEQMTKEERQAAQNECQVLKLLNHPNVIEYYENFLEDKALMIAMEYAPGGTLAEFIQKRCNSLLEEETILHFFVQILLALHHVHTHLILHRDLKTQNILLDKHRMVVKIGDFGISKILSSKSKAYTVVGTPCYISPELCEGKPYNQKSDIWALGCVLYELASLKRAFEAANLPALVLKIMSGTFAPISDRYSPELRQLVLSLLSLEPAQRPPLSHIMAQPLCIRALLNLHTDLGSVRMRRAEKSLATGPALTPGSTGSRTTSARCRGIPRGPARPAITPPLSSVYTWGGGLSAPLRLPMLNTEVVQVAAGRTQKAGVTRSGRLILWEAPPLGAGGGALLPGAVEQQQPQFISRFLEGQSGVTIKHVACGDLFTACLTDRGIIMTFGSGSNGCLGHGSLNDISQPTIVEALLGYEMVQVACGASHVLALSTERELFAWGRGDGGRLGLGTRESHSCPQQVSMPLGQEAQRVVCGIDSSMILTVPGRALACGSNRFNKLGLDHFSLGEEPAPHQQVEEALSFTPLGSAPLDQEALLSVDLGTAHSAAVTTSGDCYTFGSNQHGQLGTNARRVSRAPCRVQGLQGIKIAMVACGDAFTVAIGAEGEVYSWGKGARGRLGRRDEDAGLPRPVQLDETHPYTVTSVSCCHGNTLLAVRPVTDEPVPP, encoded by the exons GATTGTGCACCTGTGCCTGCGCAAAGCCGACCAAAAGCTGGTGATCATCAAGCAGATCCCAGTGGAGCAGATGACCAAGGAAGAGCGGCAGGCAGCCCAAAATGAGTGCCAGGTCCTCAAGCTGCTCAACCACCCCAATGTCATTGAGTACTACGAGAACTTCCTGGAGGACAAGGCCCTCATGATCGCCATGGAATATGCACCAG GCGGCACCCTTGCTGAGTTCATCCAAAAGCGCTGTAATTCcctgctggaggaggagaccATCCTGCACTTCTTTGTGCAGATCCTGCTCGCATTGCATCACGTGCACACCCACCTCATCCTGCACCGGGACCTCAAGACCCAAAACATCCTTCTTGACAAACACCGCATGGTCGTCAAGATTGGCGACTTCGGCATCTCCAAGATCCTTAGCAGCAAGAGCAAGGCCTACACG GTGGTGGGTACTCCATGCTACATCTCCCCTGAACTGTGTGAGGGCAAGCCCTACAACCAGAAGAGTGACATCTGGGCCCTGGGCTGCGTCCTCTACGAGTTGGCCAGCCTCAAGAGGGCCTTCGAGGCTGCG AACCTGCCAGCCTTGGTGCTGAAGATCATGAGCGGCACCTTCGCACCCATCTCTGACCGGTACAGCCCTGAGCTGCGCCAGCTTGTCCTGAGTCTGCTCAGCCTGGAGCCAGCCCAGCGGCCACCGCTCAGCCACATCATGGCACAGCCCCTCTGCATCCGTGCCCTCCTCAACCTCCACACAGACCTGGGCAGTGTCCGCATGCGGAG GGCAGAGAAGTCcctggccactgggccagccctgacccCAGGCAGCACAGGGAGCAGGACCACCAGTGCCCGCTGCAGGG GTATCCCACGGGGACCTGCACGGCCCGCCATTACGCCGCCGCTGTCGTCGGTGTACACGTGGGGTGGCGGGCTCAGCGCCCCGCTGCGACTGCCAATGCTCAACACAGAGGTGGTCCAGGTGGCAGCGGGGCGCACGCAGAAGGCCGGTGTCACGCGCTCTGGGCGCCTCATCCTGTGGGAG GCCCCGCCCCTAGGCGCCGGAGGGGGCGCCCTCCTCCCCGGGGCggtggagcagcagcagccccagttCATCTCCCGTTTCCTGGAGGGCCAGTCAGGTGTGACCATCAAGCACGTGGCCTGCGGGGACCTCTTCACGGCCTGCCTGACTG ACCGAGGCATCATCATGACCTTTGGCAGTGGGAGCAATGGGTGCCTAGGCCATGGCAGCCTCAATGACATCAGCCAG CCCACTATTGTGGAGGCCCTGCTGGGCTATGAGATGGTGCAGGTGGCCTGCGGGGCTTCTCATGTGCTGGCCCTGTCCACTGAGCGAGAACTGTTTGCCTGGGGCCGTGGAGATGGCG GCCGGCTGGGACTAGGCACCAGGGAGTCCCACAGCTGCCCCCAGCAGGTGTCCATGCCCCTAGGACAGGAAGCCCAGCGAGTTGTATGTGGCATTGACTCCTCCATGATCCTCACTGTGCCTGGCCGAGCCCTGGCCTGTGGGAGCAACAG GTTCAACAAGCTGGGCCTGGACCACTTCTCCCTAGGGGAGGAGCCTGCCCCCCACCAGCAAGTGGAGGAGGCCCTGAGCTTCACACCACTAGGTTCTGCACCCCTGGACCAGGAGGCCTTGCTGAGTGTGGACCTTGGCACTGCTCATTCGGCTGCTGTGACCA CTTCCGGTGACTGCTACACTTTTGGCAGCAATCAGCATGGGCAGTTGGGTACCAATGCTCGCCGGGTCAGCCGGGCACCTTGTCGAGTCCAAGGCCTCCAGGGCATCAAGATAGCGATGGTGGCCTGTGGGGATGCCTTCACTGTAGCCATTGGGGCAG AAGGTGAAGTGTACTCTTGGGGTAAAGGGGCCCGAGGTCGACTGGGAAGGAGGGATGAGGACGCTGGACTCCCTCGGCCAGTGCAGCTGGATGAGACACACCCCTACACAGTGACTTCTGTCTCCTGTTGCCATGGAAATACTCTCTTGGCTGTTCGTC CTGTCACAGATGAGCCAGTCCCCCCCTGA
- the TRAF4 gene encoding TNF receptor-associated factor 4: protein MPGFDYKFLEKPKRRLLCPLCGKPMREPVQVSTCGHRFCDTCLQEFLSEGVFKCPEDQLPLDYAKIYPDPELEVQVLGLPIRCIHSEEGCRWSGPLRHLQGHLNTCSFNVVPCPNRCPTKLSRRDLPAHLQHDCPKRRLKCEFCGCDFSGEAFESHEGMCPQESVYCENKCGARMMRRLLAQHATSECPKRTQPCTYCAKEFVFDTIQSHQYQCPRLPVPCPNQCGVGTVAREDLPGHLKDSCSTALVLCPFKDSGCKHRCPKLAMARHVEESVKPHLAMMCALVSRQRQELQELRRELEELSVGSDGVLIWKIGSYGRRLQEAKAKPNLECFSPAFYTHKYGYKLQVSAFLNGNGSGEGTHLSLYIRVLPGAFDNLLEWPFARRVTFSLLDQSDPGLAKPQHVTETFHPDPNWKNFQKPGTWRGSLDESSLGFGYPKFISHQDIRKRNYVRDDAVFIRASVELPRKILS, encoded by the exons ATGCCCGGCTTCGACTACAAGTTCCTGGAGAAGCCCAAGCGGCGGCTGCTGTGCCCGCTGTGCGGGAAGCCCATGCGCGAGCCCGTGCAGGTTTCTACCTGCGGCCACCGCTTCTGCGACACCTGCCTGCAGGAGTTCCTCAG tGAAGGAGTCTTCAAATGCCCTGAGGACCAACTTCCTCTGGACTATGCCAAG ATCTACCCAGACCCAGAGCTGGAGGTGCAGGTACTGGGCCTGCCTATTCGCTGCATCCACAGTGAGGAGGGCTGCCGCTGGAGCGGGCCACTTCGTCACCTACAG GGCCACCTGAATACCTGCAGCTTCAATGTAGTCCCCTGCCCCAATCGCTGCCCCACCAAGCTGAGCCGCCGGGATCTGCCTGCACACTTGCAGCACGACTGCCCCAAGCGGCGCCTCAAGTGCGAGTTTTGTGGCTGTGACTTCAGTGGGGAGGCCTTTGAG AGCCACGAGGGCATGTGCCCCCAAGAGAGTGTCTACTGTGAGAACAAGTGTGGTGCCCGCATGATGCGGCGGCTGCTGGCCCAGCATGCCACCTCTGAGTGCCCCAAGCGCACCCAGCCTTGCACCTACTGCGCCAAGGAGTTCGTCTTTGACACCATCCAG AGCCACCAGTACCAGTGTCCGAGGCTGCCTGTGCCCTGCCCCAACCAGTGTGGTGTGGGCACTGTGGCTCGGGAGGACCTGCCGGGCCATCTGAAGGACAGCTGTAGCACTGCCCTGGTGCTATGTCCATTCAAAGACTCTGGCTGCAAGCACAGG TGCCCTAAGCTGGCAATGGCACGGCACGTGGAGGAGAGCGTGAAACCACATCTGGCCATGATGTGTGCCCTTGTGAGCCGGCAGcggcaggagctgcaggagctgcGGCGAGAGCTGGAGGAGCTATCGGTGGGCAGTGATGGCGTGCTCATCTGGAAGATTGGCAGCTATGGGCGACGGCTGCAGGAGGCCAAAGCCAAGCCCAACCTCGAGTGCTTCAGCCCGGCCTTTTACACACATAAGTATGGCTACAAGCTGCAGGTGTCTGCATTTCTCAATGGCAACGGCAGTGGTGAGGGTACACACCTCTCCCTCTACATTCGCGTGCTGCCAGGTGCCTTTGACAATCTCCTTGAGTGGCCCTTTGCCCGCCGTGTAACCTTCTCCCTGCTGGATCAGAGCGACCCCGGGCTGGCTAAGCCACAGCATGTCACTGAGACCTTTCACCCCGACCCAAACTGGAAGAATTTCCAAAAACCAGGCACTTGGCGGGGCTCCCTGGATGAGAGTTCTCTGGGCTTTGGTTACCCCAAGTTCATCTCCCACCAGGATATCCGCAAGCGAAACTATGTGCGGGATGATGCAGTCTTCATCCGTGCCTCTGTTGAATTGCCCCGAAAGATCCTCAGCTGA